A genomic stretch from Schistosoma haematobium chromosome 2, whole genome shotgun sequence includes:
- the MRPL18_1 gene encoding 39S ribosomal protein L18, mitochondrial, variant 3 (EggNog:ENOG410VD6A~COG:J), whose protein sequence is MFLRFLKVFIIWKGQIMLNDLLNSCAFSNVPKRFSLKTMSTLVYRNKNPRLENFYGRHSYRNLELLGLAPKMKGWEFQAPRKDFWNKVVLNREPHNTTGLVVHASSKVLISASTKEVSIRKHLYSCIDVSAAENVGRVLALRCHQCGFTELFSETSEIYKENESTRAFYESLLNGGIQLKETPPIEELDAIGIDYDSMSDEEKRAMYPSLIETLRTTPDWDSIPYPYSLRPRAGSYKLKSRYQILSKIRQGMVWDPYYLRMVHPQNKAYWQHDYEELQKKKLESLGDLNESEEPVKTIVPSKWQLM, encoded by the exons ATGTTCCTCAGATTTTTAAAAGTCTTCATTATTTGGAAGGGACAAATTATGCTAAATGATCTGTTAAATTCCTGTGCTTTTTCAAATGTCCCAAAAAGATTTTCCTTAAAAACGATGTCTACTTTGGTGTATCGTAACAAAAACCCAAGGTTAGAAAACTTTTACGGAAGGCATAGTTATAGAAATCTTGAACTTCTTGGTCTAGCACCGAAAATGAAAGGTTGGGAATTTCAAGCTCCACGAAAAGACTTCTGGAATAA AGTAGTCTTAAATAGAGAACCTCATAATACAACAGGTCTTGTTGTTCATGCTTCTTCAAAAGTGCTGATCTCTGCTTCAACTAAAGAAGTTAGCATCAGAAAACATTTATATAg TTGTATTGATGTTTCAGCTGCAGAAAATGTTGGAAGAGTGTTGGCCTTAAGATGTCACCAATGTGGTTTCACGGAGTTATTTTCAGAAACGAGCGAGATATATAAAGAAAACGAAAGC ACTAGAGCTTTCTACGAGTCCTTGTTGAATGGTGGTATACAACTGAAGGAGACACCACCTATTGAAGAGTTGGATGCCATTGGGATAGATTATGACAGTATGTCAGATGAAGAAAAACGTGCTATGTATCCGAGCCTTATTGAAACACTTCGTACTACACCCGACTGGGATAGCATCCCTTATCCGTATTCACTTAGACCTAGAGCAGGTTCATATAAACTAAAAAGTCGTTATCAA ATTCTTTCAAAAATCCGTCAAGGTATGGTATGGGATCCATATTACTTGAGAATGGTGCATCCACAAAACAAAGCTTATTGGCAGCACGACTATGAAGAGTTGCAAAAGAAGAAACTTGAGTCTTTGGGAGACTTAAACGAGAGTGAAGAACCAGTTAAAACAATTGTTCCATCTAAGTGGCAGTTAATGTAA
- the MRPL18_1 gene encoding 39S ribosomal protein L18, mitochondrial, variant 2 (EggNog:ENOG410VD6A~COG:J) — MFLRFLKVFIIWKGQIMLNDLLNSCAFSNVPKRFSLKTMSTLVYRNKNPRLENFYGRHSYRNLELLGLAPKMKGWEFQAPRKDFWNKVVLNREPHNTTGLVVHASSKVLISASTKEVSIRKHLYSCIDVSAAENVGRVLALRCHQCGFTELFSETSEIYKENESVCSLSFIF, encoded by the exons ATGTTCCTCAGATTTTTAAAAGTCTTCATTATTTGGAAGGGACAAATTATGCTAAATGATCTGTTAAATTCCTGTGCTTTTTCAAATGTCCCAAAAAGATTTTCCTTAAAAACGATGTCTACTTTGGTGTATCGTAACAAAAACCCAAGGTTAGAAAACTTTTACGGAAGGCATAGTTATAGAAATCTTGAACTTCTTGGTCTAGCACCGAAAATGAAAGGTTGGGAATTTCAAGCTCCACGAAAAGACTTCTGGAATAA AGTAGTCTTAAATAGAGAACCTCATAATACAACAGGTCTTGTTGTTCATGCTTCTTCAAAAGTGCTGATCTCTGCTTCAACTAAAGAAGTTAGCATCAGAAAACATTTATATAg TTGTATTGATGTTTCAGCTGCAGAAAATGTTGGAAGAGTGTTGGCCTTAAGATGTCACCAATGTGGTTTCACGGAGTTATTTTCAGAAACGAGCGAGATATATAAAGAAAACGAAAGCGTATGTTCTCTGTCGTTCATATTTTAG
- the MRPL18_1 gene encoding 39S ribosomal protein L18, mitochondrial (EggNog:ENOG410VD6A~COG:J), which translates to MLNDLLNSCAFSNVPKRFSLKTMSTLVYRNKNPRNLELLGLAPKMKGWEFQAPRKDFWNKVVLNREPHNTTGLVVHASSKVLISASTKEVSIRKHLYSCIDVSAAENVGRVLALRCHQCGFTELFSETSEIYKENESTRAFYESLLNGGIQLKETPPIEELDAIGIDYDSMSDEEKRAMYPSLIETLRTTPDWDSIPYPYSLRPRAGSYKLKSRYQILSKIRQGMVWDPYYLRMVHPQNKAYWQHDYEELQKKKLESLGDLNESEEPVKTIVPSKWQLM; encoded by the exons ATGCTAAATGATCTGTTAAATTCCTGTGCTTTTTCAAATGTCCCAAAAAGATTTTCCTTAAAAACGATGTCTACTTTGGTGTATCGTAACAAAAACCCAAG AAATCTTGAACTTCTTGGTCTAGCACCGAAAATGAAAGGTTGGGAATTTCAAGCTCCACGAAAAGACTTCTGGAATAA AGTAGTCTTAAATAGAGAACCTCATAATACAACAGGTCTTGTTGTTCATGCTTCTTCAAAAGTGCTGATCTCTGCTTCAACTAAAGAAGTTAGCATCAGAAAACATTTATATAg TTGTATTGATGTTTCAGCTGCAGAAAATGTTGGAAGAGTGTTGGCCTTAAGATGTCACCAATGTGGTTTCACGGAGTTATTTTCAGAAACGAGCGAGATATATAAAGAAAACGAAAGC ACTAGAGCTTTCTACGAGTCCTTGTTGAATGGTGGTATACAACTGAAGGAGACACCACCTATTGAAGAGTTGGATGCCATTGGGATAGATTATGACAGTATGTCAGATGAAGAAAAACGTGCTATGTATCCGAGCCTTATTGAAACACTTCGTACTACACCCGACTGGGATAGCATCCCTTATCCGTATTCACTTAGACCTAGAGCAGGTTCATATAAACTAAAAAGTCGTTATCAA ATTCTTTCAAAAATCCGTCAAGGTATGGTATGGGATCCATATTACTTGAGAATGGTGCATCCACAAAACAAAGCTTATTGGCAGCACGACTATGAAGAGTTGCAAAAGAAGAAACTTGAGTCTTTGGGAGACTTAAACGAGAGTGAAGAACCAGTTAAAACAATTGTTCCATCTAAGTGGCAGTTAATGTAA